The following proteins are encoded in a genomic region of Bacteroidales bacterium:
- a CDS encoding TonB-dependent receptor — MRITKNKKGVILSLLLICLAFGAAYAQVRTVTGTVTSEELGPLPGVNIVIQGTVQGAVTDVDGKYTINVPGPDAVLVFSYIGYSTVAYTVGDQTTVDAVLVADVTALDEIVVTGYTSVRKADITGAVAIVNTDDMNQITSASVLQKLEGRASGVSVNINGQPGSRNTVRIRGISSFTDNDPLYIVDGVPIETADLNFLNPNDIESMQVLKDPSTASVYGARANNGVIIITTKKGQKGKARLNVDVNMGVQNPVKGLNQILIQDALDYHSIVKQSYENAGLPVPTNIYGDPNNPSLPNYLWPNDGVNQTMTVDESLYSWPDNLIMEASPGTDWWDEVFDPSLVQDYNIGMSGGGDNSVYNVSMQYYNQDGTMKYNWMDRYSIRANTEFKFGRLSVGENFAISRMNMVAGLGSYSTTNQNMGEGSIVNNIIKMQPIVPVYDIDGYFAGAKANSLGNGTNPVKQAYSSKDNVNTQNNVVGNMFASLKIIEGLQLKSSFGVNLSNSLFKGFNYPTPENSEPTMVWSMNENYATQMEWTWTNTLNYVNSFGNHNINALAGYEAIDYKRNSLNGSMAGYVSTDLPAWYIQDALGDPSTKTVYSYGAVSSLVSMFGKIDYNFASKYYLSATVRRDGSSKFGPNFRYGVFPAFSAGWRISEESFMSNLIWLSDLRFRGGWGITGNQNIPAGRTANQYGGSTSNTFYDINGTNSSIVTGYRLTALGNPDLKWEENVSANIGFDLSLLDRRINVVFDYYTRTVNDLLYGPQIPATAGQASPPIVNIGTMENKGIDFSVGYRSKLTGEFQWEIEFIGSHYTNEIVQIDGVQDFFYGPQGGRKGTFVINQVGYPISSFYGYKQDGIFQNQGEVDAHATQDGKAVGRFRYEDVNGDGAINAEDRTIIGNPHPDFTGGVNFSASWKNFDMSMFLFGSYGNDIWNQNYEFTVFRLYSTNVRQDRLTDSWTPTNTDAKYPLLDQNDQFSDQYSSFYVEDGSYLRMKNLQLGYTVPKAGWFQNIRIYIQGQNLFTLTKYTGLDPALPTISTTGSSGNQSDQAMGIDYGPYPANRIFSIGINANF; from the coding sequence ATGCGTATTACTAAAAACAAGAAGGGTGTCATCTTATCACTCTTACTAATTTGCCTTGCCTTTGGCGCAGCCTACGCTCAGGTTAGAACGGTTACCGGAACGGTGACCTCTGAGGAGCTGGGACCACTTCCCGGAGTAAACATTGTGATCCAGGGAACTGTGCAGGGAGCAGTAACTGATGTGGACGGAAAGTACACTATCAATGTACCAGGACCTGATGCGGTCCTTGTATTTTCTTACATTGGCTACTCTACAGTAGCTTACACTGTGGGCGATCAGACAACGGTCGACGCTGTTTTGGTAGCGGATGTGACTGCACTCGATGAGATCGTGGTAACCGGGTATACCTCCGTGCGAAAAGCGGATATTACCGGTGCAGTAGCTATCGTGAACACGGACGATATGAACCAGATCACCTCTGCAAGTGTTTTGCAGAAACTGGAAGGACGCGCCTCCGGCGTTTCCGTGAATATCAACGGTCAGCCAGGTAGCCGGAACACGGTCCGAATCAGGGGGATCAGCTCCTTTACCGACAACGATCCGCTCTATATCGTAGACGGGGTACCGATTGAAACGGCAGACCTGAATTTTTTGAATCCTAACGATATAGAGTCCATGCAGGTATTGAAGGACCCCTCAACGGCATCGGTGTACGGTGCACGCGCCAACAATGGGGTCATCATTATTACAACAAAGAAGGGCCAGAAGGGGAAAGCCAGGTTAAATGTAGATGTGAACATGGGTGTGCAGAATCCGGTGAAAGGTCTGAACCAGATCCTGATCCAGGATGCTTTGGACTATCATTCCATTGTAAAGCAGAGTTATGAAAATGCCGGGTTACCGGTTCCGACAAATATTTACGGAGACCCCAATAATCCATCCCTGCCTAATTATTTATGGCCCAATGATGGAGTAAACCAGACCATGACGGTGGACGAGAGTCTCTACTCCTGGCCGGATAATCTGATCATGGAAGCTTCTCCCGGAACTGACTGGTGGGATGAGGTTTTCGATCCCTCGCTGGTCCAGGATTATAACATTGGTATGAGCGGAGGTGGCGACAATTCGGTCTACAATGTTTCCATGCAGTATTACAACCAGGATGGTACCATGAAATATAACTGGATGGACAGGTATTCCATCAGGGCTAATACGGAGTTCAAATTCGGACGCCTGAGTGTGGGTGAAAATTTTGCCATCTCGCGTATGAACATGGTAGCTGGATTGGGATCCTACAGTACAACAAACCAGAACATGGGTGAAGGATCAATCGTCAATAATATAATTAAAATGCAGCCCATTGTTCCTGTCTACGACATCGACGGATACTTTGCCGGTGCAAAAGCCAATTCCCTGGGTAACGGTACCAACCCGGTCAAACAGGCGTACAGCTCCAAGGACAATGTAAACACTCAAAACAATGTTGTCGGAAATATGTTTGCCTCTTTGAAAATCATAGAAGGGCTGCAGTTAAAATCAAGTTTCGGTGTGAACCTGAGCAATTCCCTTTTCAAAGGGTTCAATTACCCGACACCTGAAAACTCGGAACCCACAATGGTCTGGAGCATGAACGAGAATTATGCAACCCAAATGGAATGGACCTGGACCAATACGCTTAATTATGTGAACTCTTTCGGCAATCACAACATCAATGCCCTGGCCGGATATGAAGCCATCGATTATAAAAGGAACTCCCTTAATGGAAGTATGGCCGGATATGTATCAACCGACCTGCCTGCCTGGTACATCCAGGACGCACTTGGTGATCCAAGCACCAAGACTGTATACAGCTATGGAGCGGTAAGTTCCCTTGTTTCGATGTTTGGAAAAATTGATTATAATTTTGCCAGCAAATACTACCTGAGCGCTACGGTAAGGAGGGACGGTTCCTCCAAGTTCGGACCTAATTTCCGTTACGGGGTCTTCCCGGCCTTCAGTGCAGGCTGGCGTATCTCTGAGGAATCCTTCATGAGTAACCTGATCTGGCTTAGCGACCTGAGGTTCCGCGGCGGATGGGGAATAACAGGTAACCAGAATATCCCTGCCGGGAGGACAGCCAACCAGTACGGGGGAAGTACCTCAAATACTTTTTATGATATCAACGGGACCAATTCATCCATTGTTACCGGATATCGCCTTACCGCGCTTGGAAATCCCGACCTGAAATGGGAAGAGAACGTATCCGCCAACATCGGGTTCGATCTCTCCCTGCTTGACAGGAGGATCAACGTGGTATTCGACTATTACACACGTACTGTTAATGATCTTCTGTACGGACCGCAAATTCCTGCTACTGCCGGACAGGCAAGTCCCCCGATCGTCAACATCGGGACCATGGAAAACAAAGGGATCGACTTCTCTGTTGGTTACCGCAGCAAGCTTACCGGCGAATTCCAGTGGGAAATAGAGTTTATCGGCAGTCACTATACCAACGAGATTGTCCAGATCGACGGAGTACAGGACTTCTTCTACGGACCCCAGGGAGGACGGAAAGGTACCTTTGTGATCAACCAGGTGGGTTATCCTATCAGCTCATTCTATGGTTATAAGCAGGACGGAATCTTCCAGAACCAGGGTGAGGTGGATGCACATGCCACCCAGGATGGAAAGGCTGTGGGTCGTTTCCGTTACGAAGACGTGAATGGAGATGGAGCGATAAATGCTGAGGACAGGACCATTATCGGGAATCCCCATCCCGACTTTACCGGGGGGGTGAATTTCTCTGCCAGCTGGAAAAACTTCGACATGAGCATGTTCCTGTTCGGTTCTTATGGAAATGATATATGGAATCAGAACTATGAGTTCACTGTGTTCCGGCTCTATAGTACAAACGTTCGTCAGGACCGTCTGACCGACTCCTGGACACCGACAAACACGGACGCTAAATATCCCCTGCTTGATCAAAATGACCAGTTCAGCGATCAATATAGCAGCTTCTACGTGGAGGATGGTTCCTACCTCAGGATGAAG